AGAACACGTACCCAATCCAATTGTGTCAGGAACACATATAAACTCGATAAAAGCAAATGTTATAACATACATTCCTCACTGCAAAGCTAATTGTAAGGAACCTGAGAACAACCTTTGTTGTAATAGAAAATGTAGCCACACTAAGTAGGATCTCCCTCAAAAGAGGGTCTTGGCTAAACTACAGCCCTCACATGTTGGATTGTAACATCATTGGTTCAGAACAAATTGACTTGGAGCAGGCAATTCAAACTCAAAAATTAGAACCTGCAGCACGTTTTAGGAACACAAATACTTCCAATGAATGAAGATGCAAAAAGGAAATATAACAATAGCTACAAACTATTTGGATATAATAGTCAAACGATTATAaatactattagaaaataattggtgcaattaattatgtaattaagGATAATTGACATACTTCTTAATTCCTCCAATCATTTTCTACATAGTTTGTATAATCTCATTTTTACTTCATGTAACCCTATAGAATAGCCATCCCATCAAGATAAAACGCAAAGCACGCAATTAATACAATTTGATATCAAAAGTTCAAAAACAGATACACGCATGAACAACATTCGAAAAGAAATATTTGATGCAGTTTCATAAATACGGACTCAGAATATATTACAGCTCTATCAATCACGATTTCTCAGAAGCAGAACTGGCATTAAAGCTGAAACATTTATCCTCACAGCCAACCATCAcaccaaaaattgaaacaaacaaaaaaaagtacaaccaaaattaatttcacatGTATTTACAAATCAAAAACACGGCTCATATCAAGAAATTCAACCATTTTGATCCGTTATGCTTCATCGTGAAACCTCAGAAGCGCGGATGATATTGAATCATCGCCGACAATTTaatgttacaaaaaaaataaaaaataaaatgctaaAAATTGAAACCCTAATGTGGCGGACATTTTTAGAGGCACAATCATTGAAAGGTTAAACCCCCACGTGAAAAACCGCCGACATCAGTCTGTGCCTCTATGACTAGCTTCATTTTCACGGCAACATTTCGAAAACAAGCTAAAGGTGTAGTGAGGCgaaatccaaaaagaaaatcgaagaaaacacagaaatttcaaaaaaagaaaaaagaaatttcgCCGTTGCTTTGACACAGATCAGCCGTGGATACAATTGGGGCTAATCTGCAACACCAACTGCGCCATTTTGGCACGTGTATTGGGGCTTTCACGTCACGGATTAATCGGAGAAGCCCGGGAGACATCGTGCGGAGAATTAACAAATAAAGACGGAAAATTTTGAGCCTAAAATCGCTAGTTCTGTTGTAATGACTGAGAACAGAAGCAGCCACTGCCAAACCCTACACCACACAATAGAGAGATTGATCTTTACGTGCTTATATATAGGCGCACCAAAACCCTAAAATTTACTCTATCTAACGTTCCAAAGTCGAGACTTTTACAAAGGgggtaaattaatttttatttttatttttaattttttatttgggattgattttaaattattgctGGAAATTTAATGAGACAGATGTTAAAgtcctaagttttttttttgttttcaaattttttttaaaaattgtaaataattttaaatatttaattattaaataaatattttaaaatttatttattattagtttttttaataccttatatataatttttaaatgattttatttaatatgttatatattttttattattgttttatttaaaatatttaaatattttttgaataattttttatttaatatactttgtatatttaatataaaatacttaaattttaaaaattaaaattttaaaacaagtaaatttaaaaatctaagatatttaaatgaaaattacatatttttttaacataatcttAGTAACCGTTTATACAATCAAATAAACgatttatataatttgtattttttattttatattaatatattatattatttttaatttgtattttcattttatattaatgtattatgttatttttaatttaataactacttttattattaaattattagatgttgttaataataaattcctttatacaaaataaattatattatttcataaattataagttaatatttataacaaaatattttaaaattttagttttttaaatttaagtatttaaaataaaacaaatattcaaaaaaatatattaaatatcattatgttaatttttttatttcatttacaaaataaatcaaattaaataacattattaaaaaaatatctaaattttatatatacaaaatatatttaataaaaaatatataaaatattttaaataaaacaatattataaaatacataacatactaaataaaatcatataaaaatacatacaagatattaaataaaactgataacaagtaaaattaaaaatatttatttaataattaaataaataaaataatttacaatttaaaaaaattttgacagcaaaagaaaagaaaatacaaataaaaaatcctaaaatggtgaaaaaaaaacttacaactttaaagttggtaaattaaaaaactaagttaaaaaaaagctatataactttgaaattgaaaaaaaaaaaaactaaaatcataagtcgtaacacaaaatttattctatttctcgcaataatttaaaatccaccccaaataaaaataattgaaaaaaatttaccCCTTTTAATAAAAGTCCCTCCAAAGTGAGTTTGGATTCAaatatgtttgttattattttttttcaggtttattttataaaaactaaggGAAACACGTACTTATTGTCCTTGTATCTGTATTCATATTATGTTAtatgatatataaattaaagagaaaaaaattattgtatatttattttattgtctgaaaaataatttttatatttcttttaaaaaaatacatttcaaattttttagaataaaagtaaaattaaagaaagtagTGAGAAAGTTTGAAATCACTCCTCTAATTGCTCACGTGTTGCTATTCTTTAAGTAGTTATTCACATACTTTAAAAGGTTGCAACAGTTGAAGAGaaagataatagataataatttcctaattaatttacggacaaaaatatcaaacaaaatGTATACACAAAAAAGgatatctcatttatatattatgttatagattacttttattttcttattttgaattgaaaattttgaaatgtgAATTTGTCTTGATGTCTTGTttcttattttagaaaataaaatattaaaaagtatgtttgtcttgtatttttaaaaaaatcaaaagttcagaaaatgttttctatattaagtttagaaaagaaaaaaaaaagtaaatttatatttttattggctaATGAGATTTTTCTATATCAAGTTTAGaaaagtaatataatttatgataatgAAAATATCATACTATTCTTTGTATGTTCAacattatcataaattttcaactCATTTCCCCAAAATTTTAGagatttttcattataaaatttttattttaatatttataaaaactaaataaaaaaaaaaaattggtaccCTCTTAAAATGGACCCTGAACAGTTGTCCATCAGGACAGTGCTAAGGAACACACTAATGTTTACTTTAATAATGATGACTTAGAAAGTTATACACAAgatattttctatttctaataGGTAGGAAATGGACCAACATGTTCCTAGTCACATgataatattagttatataaatgagataataTTCTtcataaaatgtaaattttcgTGTCTTTTATGGAGACTGCTAAAATTAAGAATATGTTTTATCACACATCCTCGTGAAAACTATTTATCTTCCCTTCCTGTCTTATATGTTTTATCACACATCATACCCATTGCTAAATATTCACCAGAAAATAAATTTCTCATTGCTAAATAAAAGacgtgtttttagtttttttgttaaacaaCTGTAAAAGGATAAATATTTGGCCAAATCAGAGCATAACGTTTTCTGATAGTTGAGCaaaacttgattaaaaatattttgggcTATCTTTCCTTTGAGTTAAAAgtacattttgtaaaaaaagaaatccAGAAAAAAGGTTAGAGCATCACTTGTAGAGTGCATGATGTAACACTAAATATCAATGTTcatgaatattaaaaatagtatgatgtttaaaataatgaatgagGGTATCTTGTTCCTTTTTCTTGCTTTGTCCCTATCTAATGAGTAGTAATGACTGAAGTTTTGGCTGCATATTATCATAAAAGGTATAAGCATTTTGGGTAATTTGCTTCCCTTGGTGGGAGAGCAAGCAGTCGCAGAACTTCCTGGAGAGCGGAGACTGGGTTTCCATGGGTCACAGCACTCAATGGCTTTGGTATTCTATATATGCAAGGTAATTAATGAATGAGTAATGAATAATGAGCAATGCTATCAAGTTCACATAGTTGCTTCTAATATTTGTGTCTAATGTCTTCTTTGATATCTCTGTTCTACTCTCAGCAAACAAGTGAGCTGGCGCACAAGGGTGGTAGTCATTTCAGGTTGGACAAGAAGATTCATATTTGGGAGAGATTCTAGTCGTATTTAAGTCCCCAGAATCAGAttacatttataaattttgagttTGCTATGTATCTATTTCTTGTACCTACTATCCATTATGTAATATTGTGATATTTTGAAGTTACATCTCTTTGCTCCTCCTAACGTTGGAGACAGTTTGAGGATTGTCATCTGTTGGACGAACATGCTTCTGTCACAGTTGTAATTTTCCGGCAAGGTACTTAGGTATATTGCAATTGCCtggttgaaacttgaaaatcTTGACACTATCAATATTATTACTCTAGAAATGAAGTATATGTATAGGCAGTTCTATacatgaattaaattttatatatacaaaactATATACAATTTATAACTATTTCTATATAATGTTATATCCAAATTTTATATCTAGCTTATGTTTTGTGAATGAGGCCAAAAGATGATCAAGGAGAATCTTATGCTAGATGTTAAGAGTAATAATTAGTTTGTTAGGAATGTGTTCTATAAATAGAATGCTTAGGTACTGTAATTGTATCTTTTATCATTCTAATCAAATACAATATGTTACTTCGTTGGTACTCCGCTCCTCTTCTTCGAGCTCTATAATGTTTGACCTCATCAATTAGGGGTTACTTGCACCCAATCTCCTCAGTTTTCTGATACTAGATGCTTAAATCATGCGAGCATCAGTATTACCAGAAAAAGTGTTGGCAGAAGCAGGATGTGCTTGGTTCAGTAGGTGAAAAGATTGAAGGTGgaaaatttagaataaaaaacattatgCACACTTGTTTCTCATTTGAAACACAAGGATGGACTAGTCTGCTTAATATTAAGAACTAATTGATTCTAGTATAAAATAATCACTAGattatttttaaggatttttaaaaaagcagaatctaatttatatttttttacaatcatatttattttttaaaaaagcaatTGATTTTGTAAGaagctataaaaaaaaagcttctGATTTTAACCAGATTTTAGATTCTTTTCAATTTCTGattagtttgaaaaactgaaacAAATACCAGGAATACTAAAAGAAGTGATTCTTTAAGCTGTAACAAAAGGACCCaatatagaaaagaaaattactACGTAATTACTCTAACAGAAAATCATGTCATCTAATTTTCCAAATTTCACTTTCACAACCAAAGTATACTCATGTTCAACGATGaccaaatgataatttttttaaaaaataagcaaagtgaaatttgaaaagtagGTGGTTTCAACAATGAATTTTAACATTGTTTGATATGAATCCAGTGAGCCAATTAAGATGAATAATTaccaaaatatgtatttttcgcACAAGACACTCCATgacaaaaattattcaattgatCCGTCTCTATTTGATGATAAAATTCAAAGAATGCCTCGACATTATATTCTTCCCTTGCATGTCTCTAACATCAACATGACAACATGTCATACACACGTGATGATCCATCTCGTTCCAACTAAAGACATTGCAGAGAATGACATACCAAGGTAAACTTGTGAACTTGAATAGCTCAGACAActgaaactaaaaactaaaaacttttaaaggttttctttgctttcttttcTGCTTGAAATCTGCTGGACCAGCTAGACAAGTTGATGACGAATTCAACTCCTCTAAAAGTTCTGTTGCCAACTCAACCTTCcctgttttatttaaattatggaTTAGTGATCGATAGATATATATCGAAGGAAGAACACCCTTCAGTTTCATCTCCCTAAAGCATTTCAATGATTCCTCAACATTTCCTGATCGGCCAAAAATCTCAATTATTGCAGTATATGTAAGCAGATCTGGTTCAACCCCTTTCTCAGTCATTTccttaaaataaacaaagcaCATATCAAATCTTCCAGCCTTCCGCAAGCCATTTATTAGAGTATTGTAGGAAACCGTGTCAGGGACAAAACCAGTATCCTTTATGGATGCAAACACATCAAGCATTTCATCCACACGGCCTGTGCGACCCAAGATATCTAGAACAATATTATATGTGACCAAGTCCAGACCATACCCCTGTCTTTTAAGATGATCAAATATCACCAAGGACTTATCTCTCTGTCCACATTTGGCAAAGGCAAAAATGATCTTGTTGATGAAGGATGATGTGCTTGAACATGTTATCTCGGATATTTCCTCAAGAAATCTGAGTAGCTCCACACAATCATTTACCTTTGAGAAAGCCTGGGCAAACTTAAGGCATGAGGTTGCACTTGGGGATTCACAAGACAACAATAATTTCCTGAAAACTTGACAAGAAAGGTCAATGTCATTCTTCTGACTTGCCTCCACTAATATGAGATTATACACATCAAGGGTAACAACAATgttcttatcatttaaaatttctaGCATTTTACTGGCAACTGAAAGATTTCCAGCCTTGCATATCTTATCGATATATCCGTAATAGACTTTTGCATTGGATGTTGGTGCATTTTCAACAGTGGCAAGAAATTCTTTCAGGACTTCATGTGTCACTCTCTCTATGCCAGGAGATGCCTCTGTCGAATAAACCTGAAAACTGCCAAGTGCCAATGAACTTTTACTGGTTAAAAACAGTCAGATTCCAAAGAATTTGTATGTGATGGTAATGATACAGTTCAATATTGTAATGAGAGTCATCATCATTTAGACCAAAAAACTTTTTTTCAGTTAATTAACTGTAAATTCTTAATAAAGAAGTTTAAATCAATGATAATCCAAGACAGCTCCACGTGACTGAAAACTGCTTATCCAAAAgacatttacttatattttgctGCTAAATGCCCaataattgaaaaatgtaaTAAGACCATATAAATGTAAGCTGGATTTGGACAACTATTTAAGTGCTAAAGCTAAACTAAAATAAGTAGAACATCTTGAAATATGCTATATGTcaaaattcatttatatatgtCAGACATGTATATATCTGTCATCTTAAAGAACACGTATCTAAGAATGAGACTATCACACACTAGCACTTGATAAGTCAAGCTCAATAAAAAGAAGCAAATCTATACggaactattaaaaaaaaaaaaactcaagcaaAATGCCAAGTTTGATGATGGGACAATCTTCTTGGATCAAGTAATTtcaacaaggaaaaaaatatagctAAAGTTCATTTGTTCAAGTGTCACAGTTTGATCTAGCTGAACTCCAAACCACTTACACTACAAAAGGGCAAGATGCTGCCCTGAGCAAACAGATATGAGGAAACTCAAATTGTCCATGCATAAGCTTTACGAGAAATCAACTCTCCTAAAGTGGTTTGTCTCTAGAAGCACACAAGTAATGGTGTATCCACCCTAGACTTAATTTAAAACACATTGTGATCTCAGCCCActacaaatcaaattaatacacCTTTACATGTGCATTTTAGAGACGAGGAGCCTCATCTATTTGTGAAAATGTGTAGTCAGTTTTGAGTCCTCCTCTTGCATTCTTTAACATATGAAACAACATTTTCATTGCTTCTCAGCCCTCACACTAGTCACTTCTTCATAACAGGTACCGGATAGTTTACAACAACTCACGCACTAATCAACCAATTGAGCTGGATCCCCTTGGTTGATAGAACAACTTTGaacttcaacaacaacaacagtaataataataacaataagaaTCACTGAACTTACACTCCAAAATTATTATAGCATAGCAAATTACAAAGGCAACAGTATACTGATAATCATGACTCATGAGTGGGTGTTCTGAGAGCCAGCCACCATAGGAATTTTACTTTCTACAATGAAGAGTATCATCATTCAAAGCAATAAGagaattataaagaaaaaaaataaaaaaagctgaAAAATTGGTTTAGAAGGGTTTACCAAATGGTTTTTGAAAGAGCAGAGGAGTGTTTGAAGCGAAAGCGGAACGGAGGAAGAAGTTTAATCAGGGAAACGCCCCTTGCTGTTGCACCTCCCAACATCATTTGCAGATGAATTGAGATTACCAAGTTTATGTCTTTATTCCATAGGGTGCGAAAACATGTTACGCAGGGGCGGAACTCCtgatttctttttctccttagtTCAAATAGATTattacttattatatttatataattatagaaTCCCCTAATTATAGCAGCAGCGtggaatcaaattcaataaataaataaataaataaagcagCTTGGGATCTTTAAGGGAGCATCCAATTTGCCTATGAAAAATAgattaatattgttttaaagaaatctaatctaaaaattattattgactaaatatttttagggttaattaaatttttatatttgaaatatttgtagTTTTCATATTGTtatctaatatttatattttttcattatgtgaaaaaaaaattagtttcattttaTTAGATGACAGAATATTTATCTTTCGTTATGATGTGACAAGACAAAAATGTCATATTATTATTCTTGTCATTGACACTTCATTATCATGTCATCACTTTcaagttttatcaaaataaataatttaatttttgatgtAATGATAAATGatcaatttcattattttattgaaaaataaaaatgaaaataataatagtaaatttgttatgtttaaaaacaaatcttataagtcaataagaaaaaattgtttctcaaatatttttatttaatcaaatatttataaacttgtcaaaaaattgaaaattaattaaaataatttgataaacatatatataatttacttttatatagacTTAAACTttgtcttatttatttttttaagatcatTTCTcgttaaaaataagaaatacatctaattaataagatattttttattggtaggaataaaaaaatactattttaaatttagaataaCCCATCTATCATTTTATCATGGTTAATCAACTGAATTGGattaataagataatattaaaggtgaaattaaagagttatgAGGTGTACATTTAATATTCATAAAGAGCTAAAAGAGAATCCAATGAGAACAAATAGTAAGATATATATTTTGGGTTTAGAGAATAATCAAGGAAGAATGGAAGAATACATAACATGTTACATGTGTATATTGATCGCAAAACACTAATTATAGTGGCGGATCCAAGATGCTAAATCAGTAggtgtaaattataaaaaataaaatcagtgggttcaattatataaatataaataaaataaaatataaaaatataaaattttatttacaaatttattgaattttaaaaaatgaggggTGCAAGTGCACACTCTCAAAACAATGTAGGTCCGCCACTTATatgatttaaataagttttttttacacTTGTACCTGAAAAATAAATCAGTTTCAAATTATcacttaaaaattcattttttagaatacttatgggaaaaaaatttcaataaagtATCTATGTCactaatgtaaatttttttttccagaaacTTGGTTGAAAagaataaatgtaaaataatattttaaaaacaatctaTCTTccatatatgaaaattttaattaaatcatattttcattaaatattttttttggtgtatgttattatataatttgtttttatttgttgaattttttttcaaaactatcaaATTAACAACAATCCTCTatcttcttttgaaaaattttatttagatattatatttcATCAAAGTTTAGTTAATGTACAGTTAGTTTATATCCCAActatttaaaattacataacCAATAGTAactttatatcttttaaaagatttttttgatctaaatttatattttttaattttagttttttatttagtatttctGTATCCTAAGTTCACATGCTTTAGTCCTTTagattaactataaaattaataattaattagaggttaattacatttaaaatttattgttttacgaGAATCAAAACACAAGTCTTTTGCACAAACTCATCATATGTTATCAAAGGTAAACTATATAACCATAGGATTATTAATTTTAGgttttatataattgtttttaggtattgaatgttttttaactataaaatcaaTAGTAATCTTATctcttttttgaatttttttatttaaatattatattttatcaaaatttagttattataaatcagtttttattttttgactcttcaagttataaaattaatagtaattttatgttttggtaaaaaaaatatctggatattatattgtattaa
The nucleotide sequence above comes from Glycine soja cultivar W05 chromosome 11, ASM419377v2, whole genome shotgun sequence. Encoded proteins:
- the LOC114373210 gene encoding pentatricopeptide repeat-containing protein At1g11900-like isoform X1, producing MMLGGATARGVSLIKLLPPFRFRFKHSSALSKTICFQVYSTEASPGIERVTHEVLKEFLATVENAPTSNAKVYYGYIDKICKAGNLSVASKMLEILNDKNIVVTLDVYNLILVEASQKNDIDLSCQVFRKLLLSCESPSATSCLKFAQAFSKVNDCVELLRFLEEISEITCSSTSSFINKIIFAFAKCGQRDKSLVIFDHLKRQGYGLDLVTYNIVLDILGRTGRVDEMLDVFASIKDTGFVPDTVSYNTLINGLRKAGRFDMCFVYFKEMTEKGVEPDLLTYTAIIEIFGRSGNVEESLKCFREMKLKGVLPSIYIYRSLIHNLNKTGKVELATELLEELNSSSTCLAGPADFKQKRKQRKPLKVFSF
- the LOC114373210 gene encoding pentatricopeptide repeat-containing protein At1g11900-like isoform X2, whose amino-acid sequence is MMLGGATARGVSLIKLLPPFRFRFKHSSALSKTICFQVYSTEASPGIERVTHEVLKEFLATVENAPTSNAKVYYGYIDKICKAGNLSVAIFRKLLLSCESPSATSCLKFAQAFSKVNDCVELLRFLEEISEITCSSTSSFINKIIFAFAKCGQRDKSLVIFDHLKRQGYGLDLVTYNIVLDILGRTGRVDEMLDVFASIKDTGFVPDTVSYNTLINGLRKAGRFDMCFVYFKEMTEKGVEPDLLTYTAIIEIFGRSGNVEESLKCFREMKLKGVLPSIYIYRSLIHNLNKTGKVELATELLEELNSSSTCLAGPADFKQKRKQRKPLKVFSF